The nucleotide window TCCATCAAAAGCTTTACTTCATGTTGCAAAAGTTGTTGAAGAAGCAAAACATATAGAAAAAGCTGGTATTTTCTATGAAGAACCAAAAATTGATATAAAAAAGATTGCTGAATACAAAAGTGGAGTTGTAAAAAAACTTACTGGTGGATTAGACGCAATGGCTAAAATGAGAAAAGTAAACCATGTACAAGGTTATGCAACATTTTTAGATGAACATAGTGTTGAAGTTGCTCTTACAAACAGTGATGAAAAAACAAAAATCACTTTTGAGTATTGTATTATAGCTGCTGGTAGTCAAAGTTCAAAAATGTCATTTATTCCTCATGAAGACCCAAGAATTTGGGATTCAACAGATGCACTTGAAGTAAAAGAAATACCAAAAAAACTTCTTATTCTTGGTGGTGGAATCATAGGTTTAGAGATGGGTACAGTTTACTCAACTTTAGGAAGTCAAGTTGATGTTGCAATTCGAGGAGAGCAACTTATGACTGGAACTGATGCTGATATAATCAAACTTTATACAAAAGCAAATAGTAACAGATTTAACATCATGTCAAAAACTCAAACTCAAAGTATTATTCCTAAAAATGAAGGAGTTTATGTAGAGTTCAAAGGTGAAAATGCACCCAAAGAAGGTATTTTATATGATGCTGTTTTAGTTGCTCTTGGAAGAAGTGCAAATGGAAATAAACTTGGACTTGAAAATACAAATGTAGAAGTAAATGAACAAGGATTAATCAAAGTTGATAATCAACTACGAACAAAAGTAAATCATATCTTTGCTATTGGAGATATCATCGGTCAACCAATGCTTGCACACAAAGCTGTACATGAAGGTCATGTAGCTGCTGAAGTTATTGCAGGGCATAAAGTATTCTTTGAACCAAAACAAATTCCATCTATTGCATATACATTCCCTGAAATTGCATGGGCTGGTATGACTGAAACTGAAGCTAAAAAAGCTGGTATCAACTATGAAGTTTCAACTTTCCCTTGGAGTGCAAGTGGTAGAGCATTAGCTAGTGATGTTTCAAATACAGGTATGACTAAACTAATTTTTGATAAAGATACACATCAACTAATTGGTGGTGCACTTGTAGGAGAAAATGCAGGAGAACTTCTTGGAGAAATCTCTTTAGCACTTGAAATGGATTGTGATGCAGAAGATATAGCTCTTACAATTCACGCTCACCCTACCCTTCACGAGTCTATTGGTATGGCTGCTGAGATTTTTGATGGAACAATCACAGATTTACCAAACGCAAAAGCTGTAAAGAGAAAATAATTTCTCTTTACAAATTTTAAAATTATTTAAATCTTTATATAAAATTCAAAAGGTGTTTTTTTTAAAATATTCCAAGTTTTTGTTTGAATACGTTCAATGAAGAATTTATCATGACTGATAAATAAAACTGTACCTTTATATTTTTCTAAAGCTTCTTGAAAAGAGATAATAGAATCAATATCCATATGATTTGTTGGCTCATCTAATATCATAAAATCAATATTTTCAAGTAATGCTTTTGCAAATAGTAATTTTTTTAGTTCACCAGAACTTGGTGTTTGATTGTTTAAAAGATTCTTAGGATTAGAAGATAATCTTGTAACTAAAGTAAATATCTCTCCTTTTTTTTCATCTGATAGATTACTAATATTTTCAAATAATTCTTTCTCATTTTTTGCATCAATTTCTTGAGGAAGGAAAAATATATCTTCTTGATTAAGATGCGAAATCAAATAGTTTATAAAAGAACTTTTACCGACACCATTATCTCCTAAAAGAGCAATTTTATCACCTTTATTTATAAAAATATCAGGGAAAAATAAAGTTTTTTCATCAGATAATTTTATACTATTTGATTTTAAAGAAAAAGGTAATAAATTATGTTTTTTTGATGAACTTTCTATAATAATTCCTTTTTTATATTCTTTATTCAAAATAATCTTTTGAGAATTTAATTGTTCTAATTTTGTATTAAAGATATCTACTTTTTTTGAGTCATTTTTATCTTTTCCTGTAAGTTTTGCTAAATTTATTTTTTCTTTACTACTTTTATCTTTTTTATCAATATTCTTTTTTGAAAATTTTGATTTACTTTGAGATACTTTTTCTTTTTGAGTTTGGATTGTTTTTTGTAAAGATAAGATTTTTTGATTTTGTTTATCAAACTCTTTTTTTAAACTATTTTGTTCTTTCTCAAATTCTAAAGTTGCATTTGAATAAGAAGTATTATATTTATAGAAATTTTTATTTTTAATGATAACAGTATTTGTACAAAGAGAATCTAATATTTCTCTATCATGACTTACAATAATACCTATTTTATCAAATTTTTTAAGAGCGATTATCACTATTTTTTTTGTTAATAAATCTAAATGATTTGTAGGTTCATCCAAAAGTAAAATATCTGTTTCACTATAAAGTGCAATAGCGATTTGTATTCTTTTTTTTTCTCCATAACTTAAACTTTCCCATCTATAAAGCCATTCATCTTCTATGGATAATAACTCTTTAAGTTTGTATTTTTTACTACTATAATCATCTCTAAATTCTTCAAATTTATCGGGTAAAGAATCCATTTTTTGATTACAATAATAAAATAAATCATTGCCGATTATTATTCCAAAATGAGGTTTCAATTTTTTTGAGATTAGTTTTAAAAGTGTTGTTTTCCCTGAACCATTTGTTCCTATTATTCCAGTCCAGCCATTTGTAAAACTAAGATTTAAATTTGTGAAAATATCTATATCTTGATATTTAAATGTAAGATTATTTATTTGTAAATGTTGCATAAAATTCCTTGATTCATTGCTATTTGAGTATCAAGGATAATTGTAGTTTTTAGATTTTATCCTTGAATTTAAAATAAAATATTCATTGTTCTTTCCTTTTTTAAATTTATTTTTTTTCGTATTCACAAATACGATTTCTTCCATCTTTTTTTGCTTTATACAAAGCTTCATCTGCATTTTTAAATAAATCTGTGTAACTATCTATTTTTTGGGATAAATAACTAATTCCAAAACTAGATGTAATTTTTATATTTTTTCGTTCATAAACAACTGTTTGTTCTTCTATAGTTTTACAAAATCTATCAACTATTTTTAAAACATTTTCTTTATTTGTATTTGTAAAAATAATACAAAACTCTTCTCCACCAATTCTACCTACCAAATCAGTTTGTCTAAAATTTTCATTTGCTAATTTTGCAATCATTTGAAGCACTTTATCACCAGCATCATGCCCAAAAGTATCATTTACTTTTTTGAAAAAATCAATATCAAAAATCACTAAAGATAAAAAACTTTTATCCTCTTTTGCTGTTTTAAAAATCAAATCCATTTGTTCATCTATAAATCTACGGTTATAAAGTCCTGTTAAAGCATCGACATTTGCCAGTTGCTTAAACTTTTTATTCATTCTTGAAATATTTATAAGTTGTTTATCACTTTCATGTGTAAAAACACCAAACATTACAATTGCTGTTGCAAAAATAAGAAAACTACTAAAATATGAAATTATACTTACATATTTCCCATCCAAAATTACAAGAGCAGGATTATAAAAAAACCAAATTTCTAAAAATATCCACAAAGGTATTCCTGCAAATGTAAATATCCATTTTTTCTTTCCTATTTCATCTCTAAAAAAAATCAAAGACATCCCTACACCTGGAACTAAATAGTACTGAAAATAGAACTCTTTACCAAAAACAATAGCTAAAAAACAAATAGAAATATATGCAAATATCAAAAATGCTATTCGAGAAGCAATATATCTCTTTTTATAATTTAAATAATATGGAAGTAACATAACAAAACTTACAAATAAAAGCACGATAGATAAATAGTGAGTTTTATTTATGAAAAAATCAATTATAATCATATTTAAAATAAAAATAAAATTCACCAAAGAGATAATATTTACAAGTTTTATTTTTCCAGCTAACCAAGAATCAGTTTCTTGGTTTATACCTATTTCAATAACTTTTTTTATGGATTGATTCATTTTTTAACTAATTTTTTATTTTATAGAAATATATATTTCTACTTCATCCTCTTTTGCATACTTTTCAAAATCATAATTATAAGCTCTTTCATATTCACACTCAGTTGAGTTAAAATAGTTCCATACATCATGCCAAGCATCGATAACTACTTCTGGAAATTCACCTTTTTTTGAAAATACTAAATATCTATCTTTTTCTATTGTTATAGCATTTTTTGGTTTTGTAACTTCAACACCAATTGTATAATCATAATCAGAATTTACATCTTTTTCATACTTATTATAAACTCCATACATAGCTAAACTTTTTGATTTATTTAAAGTTTTTCCCTCTATGTTTTCATCTACATATCTTTGCCATAGTTGTGGTATTTGTGCAGTTGTTTCATCTAATTCTGTTACATTATTTGTTCTTATTGTAATTCCTGCAACATAAAACTTTTCTAAATATTTTACTTTCATCTTTTCTCTTTATTATTTATTTTTGAAAAGATATATTACTATAATATTTTTTTATATTGGTTTTAGTTGCTTATATACTTTTTTAACTATTTATATTTCTATCTCCATTTTGGATCAAAAGTTACTCTTTCCCCATCGTCGGTTGTATATTCTTCTAGAGAATTTTCTCTTGATTGAACAACTAAATAAATCATTGTTTCATCTGAATCATTTCTAATACCTCTTATTCCATCTGGTGCTACACGAATAACAGAACCCTCTTTTATTTCAAAAGCTTTGCCATCTACTTGAAAATAACCCAAACCTTTTAAAATTATATATGTTTCTTCGTTTTTATGGTGGATATGAAAATAAGGTTGTTCAGTTTTAGGAGCTAAAGAATTAAAAGAAATTTCTGTACCTGTAGCGTTTGTTGGTTCTTTTAAATATACTTTACCTTCAATTTTTTGTTTATTAATTTGATGAATTAATGAATATTCCATCAATTCATCAAGATTTCCTAGATTTATCGCAGTGTAGTTTCTATCTTCTACTATTTTTTCAATTACTTTCATTTTTTATTCCTATATAAATTTCTTGACTAATTAGTCAAGAATATTATAGCGATTAGTTGACTTATTAGTCAATTAGATTTTATTGCTTTTTTATTATATATATTTTTATATCATCAATATTTATTTATTCAGATTTTGGATATTGTTTCGATATTTTAATATCAAACATCTTGCAAAAATTACTAAAGTTTTAGATGTTGATATTAAAAAGTTTTTTGAAGAATAATGTGACTATAAATTCAACTATTTTTGCTTGTAAATCCTAAAATATAACCATTTATATCTTTTATATAAAACTCTTTTTGCCCGTACCAAGTGGTTTTGATTTCTTTATAAATGCTTACTTTATCTTTTATTTTTAAATATAATTCATCTACATTTTCAACTTCGATATACATAGTCAAAGAAGCACCAAGATTTTGAAAAAAATCTCCAACATCTTCTTTTAAACTTTCTATACTTTGAAGCATTAAAGAAACATTATCTTTATGTATCATCGCCCAAACATAGTTTAATTCTTTTTTAATTTGTGTATCAAAAATAGTTTTTGATTCATCAACTAGCATTTGTACTTCAAAATCAAAGTTTTCTTGATAATACTTTATAGTTTTTGGTATATCTTTAACTGCTAAATTTAATGTTATTGATTTCAATTTTTTATTCCTTTTGTTTTTATTTACTTTTTAAATTACTTATTTGATTATATAAGTCTTTTGTCATCTTTGATAGAGGTTGTTTATTAAAATCTTCTTCTTTGTAATAATTTCTAAATACTTTTTTATAATCTTCTTCAGTTAATATTTTAAATTTATCTAAAAAATCTTTGTTTTTTGGTGTATATTTTAAATCATTTTCAAAAATATCATTTATATATTTACTATGAACTGTATTATATAAAGATTCAAGATGTAAAATCTTTGAATTCTTACAATTTGTATTTGATATAAGTTTTACTTTTTTTACTTGATTCAAATCTAAAGTAAAATCAAATCTAAAATCACCATTTTTTATCTCATAAGGACTTAAACAATTTTCTCTAAAAGTATCAACATCACTTTTTATTTTATTACAAAATGCACAAGATGGCAAAAGATTTGAAATACTAAGTGATAAAAATGGATAAATTGATTTTGGGAAAAAGTGTTCAATATCTGGTGATTGATTTTTATTATCTCCACCTACACTATTTTCTTTATAAATAGGATTTACAAAATTTCTATTGCAATATGGGCAAACATTTATATTTTCAAATAAATTAAAAAATTGTTTTTTTAACTTTTTATTTCCACTTAATTGCTTTTCATATAAATCTTCAAAAATATCTTTATATTCTTCAAAATCTGTTACTATATATCTTCGACTAAGAATATACTCATTATCTCGTATAAGTTCTTTAATCTCTTCAAAACTTCCAACTAATACTTTAAACCAATCTAAACTTTCTAATTGAGTTTTTATAATTGAATTTGTGATTTTTGATATTCCAATTTGGATTTTTTCATAAAAAATAAAAACTGAAAATTGCTTTGCATATTCATCATCTTTTAATGTACCTAAATTAGAATAGTTTTTATTTTTAATACTTTCAATAATTTCATTTTTAAATTTTATAAAATTTGGCTCGTTTTCTTTTTCTATTAAATGAAAAACTCTTTTTTCAGCACTATTATCGACACTAATCATTTTCTAATTTCCAATAATTTCATCAATACTTTTGTTTGAGTAAATTGAGAATACTTCTCTAACTCTTTTTCAATTTCTTCATTTTTCTTATTTTTTAAATTATTTACAATCTCCATTATGTCATCTTTAACTAAAGATTTTATTTCATCTTCAAGTTTATTTCTTAAAAGTGGTTCACCAATACTTTTTACTATTTTTAAATTATCTAATGCTTTTTCATTAGGCATAAATTCATCAGGATTTTTTTCTTTTTTCTCTTTATATTCATCTATTATTTTTATAGCTTCATTTATTTTATTTTGTGCAAATTTACCCATAAAATCATCTACAAAAAAACTATCTGCATAAATATCATAAATATTTGCACCAAATGTACTTTTAGTAAAATCTTGTTTGTCTTCTGAAAAGTTTAAATTATCTTTTCTTTTTCTCAAAAATACAACTCTATCATTTGTAATATCTGATAATATAATCGGAGAATGTGTTGCATAAAGTACATAAAACTTATTATTTGGATAATCTTTTTTTAGAAATTTTATTATTAAATCAGATATAAAAACTCTTTGCCACTCTAAATGAAGTTTTAAATCAGCTTCATCTAAAAGTATCAAAATATTTTCATTTTGTTTTTCTTGATTAATTTTCTGAATTGCGTCATTTATTCTTGCATTTATTATCTCTTTTGCTTTTTGACCAGAAGAAATTGGAGGATTATAAGTAAAACTAAAAGGGTGAATTGTATCTTTTATAAACTCATTATATTTATCAAAATCTTTTCCTTCAAATGGAGTAGAAATAAGAATATCTGGACATTTTTTATTATACAACACTAATAATTCAAAGTTAAAATCTCTCTCATCTTTTAAATCCTTATATAAAAATCCTTTATCATCTTTTTCAAAAGATTTATTTTTTAAAAGATGTGATAAATAAACATAAATTGCTTTATAATTTACATCTTTTTTATCTTCATTTTCTCTTATAAATTTTTCTACTTTTTTCAATATTAATAATTTAAGTATCTCATCATCCAAATTTTCCAAATCATTTATTACTGTGTCATAGAACAAAGAATAGTTATTTTCAATAATTTTTTTAATTTCATTTATCGTTTTTTGTTTATAATCTATTAGTTCTTCATTTGTTTTTGAAAATTTATGATGTATAACTTTTTTACTAAATAATAATAAATCATTTATCTTATTTTCCATAAATAATTTTTTAATAAACTCATCCAAAATACCAAATTCTAAAGATAAATAATAAATTTTATACAAATTAAATATTTTCTTTATTTGTTTAATATTACTTGTTTTAAACTCTATTATTTCAAGACATGTTTCAAGAATTTTTTTGATATTAAAATACCTAAATACTCTTTCTTCATCTTTTTTCTTAAAATGAGATATTTTGAATAATTCCTTTATTTCATCTAAAAATATTTTGATTTCTTCATTACTTTTCTCAGAAATATTAAAATCAATTTTTAAGAGTTCATCTATAAATTTATCATTAAATAATTGATTTTTATAAACCTTCATTCTTTCTTCAACTTTTTCAAATATCTCATTTTTATCTATATTATGAATAACAAAAAAACTCTCAAAATCTTTTTCGTATTTTTCTAAATATTCATTCAGTAATATTTCATCATTTTTAAATTCATTTATATATAATTTTTCTTCATCAAAATAAAATTTGATGATGTCTTTTCTAATAAAATCAGATAATTGATGAAAAATCTGTTCAAATTTTTCAGAATCTTTTTTATTTCTTATTTCATCCATTGTTCTTTCAAAAAGTAAAATATATGAATCTTTTATAAACTCTTTTGCATCTTCAAAAAATGTTTTTGATGGATTTGGTTGGGCAACATAATTAAATTTGCTCATTCTATGTAAATCACTGATTTCTAATAATTCTAGTTTTTTTTCTAAACTATTTTCATTTATTTTATTAAGCAAATATATATTTGAAATATCAAAATCATCATTTAGATTTTCATTTATTTTTTCTAATATTGAACTATAATAGATTGATTTGAATTTTCTTTTTTGTGATATTTTTT belongs to Arcobacter defluvii and includes:
- the lpdA gene encoding dihydrolipoyl dehydrogenase — its product is MTEIKTQVLVIGAGPGGYSAAFRCADLGLETTIVERYSTLGGVCLNVGCIPSKALLHVAKVVEEAKHIEKAGIFYEEPKIDIKKIAEYKSGVVKKLTGGLDAMAKMRKVNHVQGYATFLDEHSVEVALTNSDEKTKITFEYCIIAAGSQSSKMSFIPHEDPRIWDSTDALEVKEIPKKLLILGGGIIGLEMGTVYSTLGSQVDVAIRGEQLMTGTDADIIKLYTKANSNRFNIMSKTQTQSIIPKNEGVYVEFKGENAPKEGILYDAVLVALGRSANGNKLGLENTNVEVNEQGLIKVDNQLRTKVNHIFAIGDIIGQPMLAHKAVHEGHVAAEVIAGHKVFFEPKQIPSIAYTFPEIAWAGMTETEAKKAGINYEVSTFPWSASGRALASDVSNTGMTKLIFDKDTHQLIGGALVGENAGELLGEISLALEMDCDAEDIALTIHAHPTLHESIGMAAEIFDGTITDLPNAKAVKRK
- a CDS encoding ATP-binding cassette domain-containing protein, which codes for MQHLQINNLTFKYQDIDIFTNLNLSFTNGWTGIIGTNGSGKTTLLKLISKKLKPHFGIIIGNDLFYYCNQKMDSLPDKFEEFRDDYSSKKYKLKELLSIEDEWLYRWESLSYGEKKRIQIAIALYSETDILLLDEPTNHLDLLTKKIVIIALKKFDKIGIIVSHDREILDSLCTNTVIIKNKNFYKYNTSYSNATLEFEKEQNSLKKEFDKQNQKILSLQKTIQTQKEKVSQSKSKFSKKNIDKKDKSSKEKINLAKLTGKDKNDSKKVDIFNTKLEQLNSQKIILNKEYKKGIIIESSSKKHNLLPFSLKSNSIKLSDEKTLFFPDIFINKGDKIALLGDNGVGKSSFINYLISHLNQEDIFFLPQEIDAKNEKELFENISNLSDEKKGEIFTLVTRLSSNPKNLLNNQTPSSGELKKLLFAKALLENIDFMILDEPTNHMDIDSIISFQEALEKYKGTVLFISHDKFFIERIQTKTWNILKKTPFEFYIKI
- a CDS encoding GGDEF domain-containing protein, coding for MNQSIKKVIEIGINQETDSWLAGKIKLVNIISLVNFIFILNMIIIDFFINKTHYLSIVLLFVSFVMLLPYYLNYKKRYIASRIAFLIFAYISICFLAIVFGKEFYFQYYLVPGVGMSLIFFRDEIGKKKWIFTFAGIPLWIFLEIWFFYNPALVILDGKYVSIISYFSSFLIFATAIVMFGVFTHESDKQLINISRMNKKFKQLANVDALTGLYNRRFIDEQMDLIFKTAKEDKSFLSLVIFDIDFFKKVNDTFGHDAGDKVLQMIAKLANENFRQTDLVGRIGGEEFCIIFTNTNKENVLKIVDRFCKTIEEQTVVYERKNIKITSSFGISYLSQKIDSYTDLFKNADEALYKAKKDGRNRICEYEKK
- a CDS encoding GyrI-like domain-containing protein, encoding MKVKYLEKFYVAGITIRTNNVTELDETTAQIPQLWQRYVDENIEGKTLNKSKSLAMYGVYNKYEKDVNSDYDYTIGVEVTKPKNAITIEKDRYLVFSKKGEFPEVVIDAWHDVWNYFNSTECEYERAYNYDFEKYAKEDEVEIYISIK
- a CDS encoding cupin domain-containing protein — translated: MKVIEKIVEDRNYTAINLGNLDELMEYSLIHQINKQKIEGKVYLKEPTNATGTEISFNSLAPKTEQPYFHIHHKNEETYIILKGLGYFQVDGKAFEIKEGSVIRVAPDGIRGIRNDSDETMIYLVVQSRENSLEEYTTDDGERVTFDPKWR
- a CDS encoding VOC family protein — its product is MKSITLNLAVKDIPKTIKYYQENFDFEVQMLVDESKTIFDTQIKKELNYVWAMIHKDNVSLMLQSIESLKEDVGDFFQNLGASLTMYIEVENVDELYLKIKDKVSIYKEIKTTWYGQKEFYIKDINGYILGFTSKNS